A window of Schistocerca serialis cubense isolate TAMUIC-IGC-003099 chromosome 1, iqSchSeri2.2, whole genome shotgun sequence genomic DNA:
GTTCAGTCGGCTCCCCTCCAGGTCTTTCTTAGAGTGATCTTTTTGGTGTTCAGACTCCTCCTTCCGTTCCCTATCGTTTCCTTTGCGGTCGGAAGCTGACCGCTGACCAGCTTCTTGGCGAGCTGTTGAAGAAGAAACATCACTTGACGGCACCGGCCGCGTCGTAACTTGCCTATGAGCCACGTCACTGTCGTCGTCGTCTTCGCTGGCACCGTCGTTGTCATCATCATTGTCGTTGTTGTCGTTGTCGTCAGCGTCGTCTTCATCGTTGTCGCTCTCGTTGTAGCTGTCATCATCGACATCGTTATCGTTGTTGTCATACTGTTGCGCATCAACACTATGCGATCTGTCGttaattttgttgctgttgttatcgGCATACGTGGGTACTTCATCATTTTTCACCTTCGAGCGGGAGTGTTCTAGTGGGTTATCGCCCTCTGGATCCTCCGGCGAGCCGCCGTTGACCTCGGTTTCGCTTGCCTCTTCACTGTCCTCTGTGTAGCTCTCGCCTTCCCAGTACGTCGGTGGATAAGATTCAGACGGGGGAGTGAGGCCGTCCATACTCTGGCCGCCGTCACCGCTGGCAGAGTTCTGCTCCTGTGTTCTGAGTTGGTGCCTGCTGGGCGAGTATCCGTAACCACCAGAGACCTGCGAGGCGTCGTCTTGTGTACCGTCTCCCGCCACATCGGCTAAATTTCTGCTGGCCAGCTGCTTGTGTGCGCCGGAGTCTGATCCGAACGAATACTTCGCGGACTCCGATTCGTGGGAGACCTGCTGCTTCAGATGCGACGCGACGTTGCCGTGAGATGGAGAGTGTCGGTAGGCGGCGTTGTCGTATACTCTGGCGCCGCCCACACCTTCATCCTGACCTTCTGTGTCGCTGTTTGGATCGCTGGATGTCATCTCGCTGCCCGTCAGCTTGGCAGCCCGGTCGGGGTAGTAACGGCTTTGTGCGTGGACATAGTACGGGCCTCTATACGGGCTGTAGCtgctaactatctgctctgaaACAATTAGAGGATTCACGTTAGTATGTTAAGAATCTGAGAGTCATTTTATAGTATGACGAGTGCCACAGTAACAATTATAAAACTAAGAAGGGGAAGAAAATGTGCTGCAGCGGAATGTGTACACGAGTTTTAGATGTGTATTAATACACAGTGCCAAAAAAAAAGGAtgtattttgagaagtggtagtatggaccaaatgaAGAAAAGCATGAGCTCTAAATTGCATACTTTAGAATTTATAATGgcctgttcatcttcgctgctgtcaGTCACGTGGCTTCTACTGTAAGATTTTTGCTATTACTATCGATCTACAGAACACAGCAAACAAATGAGTAAAGACAGGATAACATGTTATTCTGTTAGTGCGAAACAGCAGAGCTTCTAATGGAATCTACTTCTTATTACATAAGATCTGTATTTGTGAGCCATCGCCAAAAGAGGTGCTCAATATGGTGTCCATTCATAGAAAGGCATACTTTTGGCTAGCGTCTTAGCGAATCATGTATTGTCTGAAGAAATACAGATTGTCACTAATTCTCTAGTAGCATAGATGATGCGTTCCTGTAGTGTTTGTAAATCACTAACTGCGCTTCTATACGACAAGGATTTCAAGCATTTCCACAGTCAAAAATTCAAAAGATTAAGACCAGGGGGACGAGCTGGCCAAACACCACTAACAGACCATTGCTGCAGACCGTTTCTAGAGTCAGAGGAATGACTACACAtttctttactgcattctgtaggttgTTGGTAATAGCAAATAGCTTGCAGTAGAATAGATGTGTCTCACACTACattagataaacaagtgctcagaGTCCACGTTTCTGGATATTTTTGTCTTATTTCGTTCTGTACCAACACCTGTCAAAATATGTTATACTTTTTTGACATCCTTTGCAACTGGACGAGAAACGGATTTAATGACACGTTGTGATTAATAAAAGAAGGGTAAATATATAAAGTGCACAACAAGAATTTACCGAAATACATTGACTCTTCCGTGCAACCAAATAAAGAAATAGAACAAATCGGCTCTGGAGGAAGTTGAATGCAAGCGTTATCGATTATGATTTTGATCGTTACAAGATAGCATTTGCCGCTACCAGTCaagatttttctttatttgttttcggCGGCAGGTGTTTCGGAAAATTATTCCTATCATCAAGTGATATTTATGATCTGTTAGCTGCCGCATTATTCTGATAACTTTGCTGTTATGTAAAACTGCATAATTTTGTAAGTACTTCCGTATCTTTCTCTGTGGATAACGGTCACTACTACAGGAACATCCGAAAAAATTAACTGAGTCACTTTCGAATCTTTCATTTAGTATTTTATCTTCAAATTTTTGTAATCTGCAACTATCTCCAGTTTTTCCAGCAGGTACATTTAATGTCATTCTGCTTGTCAGTGGAGTACTTCAACGTTTTCCTCTGTGTTGTGCATGTGCGTCACTATTGCTGATGATTGCATCTGTTGCGTTTGTAGATTCTCATGTGGCCTGTTGTATACCGGATGTGAAAATCTTGGCCTGTTGTCCTAGGTACAATATGAAGCATAGTATTCTTAAATAAGCAAAAGAAAACAGTGATCCATAGCAATTAGTATTCTTAccgataatatttaaataaataatgatttTAGATTATTATATACGAAAAATGGCCTCTACACTAAATAGTAGCTTATATACTCTGCAGACGATCTGTAGCATCATATCACTGTAACAGCTTACGTTTGTGACCGCTTGTATGTATGTTTCTTATTTTGATGTTCACTGTGGATTGTGATCTCCGTAAGCGTCATACAACATGTGAGAAGCTCTACATAAGAGGCCAAAAACAAATACGTAAGCTAAATTACTTCCAAATTTGCCGTTATTTCTAGCGAAAGATACATCAGTAATTACAGAATTGTGTCCGAATTACTCTAGAGTAAAATAACAGAATAATGCAGTAGACTGCACATCGCAATCCTTACACCTATAAAATGTTGGAGTACACGAAAACAAACATGACGAAGGGAACCATTGTGCGAAATGCAtcatgcagaaaataaataaataaaaattatgactGGCAGAAACAAATGTTATTTATTTACGAAACAAAACTATTGTTTTTACAGCCGCACACTTTCAACAGTCATTTGGATACAATACAATTGTCCGTGATAAATTCAATGATTCGTGTGTTGTATGCAGATCCGAATTAGAAACAGCGAATGTGTCAGGGAGTAGAGGTGATGACCAGAACTACCTACCACTGTACACAAAGGCGACGTGCGGGTAAATGTGTAAATGCAAATGCAAAGAGCGTTAATTTCCTTGCAAAAATGTCGCTTAAAACATAACTAATAGTTTCCGACAAagaaaaacaggttgacaacatgttCTTTGGCTTTCGAAaggctttgttcaaatggctctaagcactatggggcttaacatctgaggtcatcaatcacctagacttagagctactaaaacccaagcaacctaaggacatcacacacatccatgcccgaaacaggattcgaacctgcgaccgtagcagcagcgtagttccggactgaagcgcctagaaccgctcagctacagcggccggcgaaggCTTTGTGAATGGATTCAGATCTTTTAGTAAACAGTCCGTAACGTGTTGTAATTTATAGAGCAAAttcgtcagatgtaaaagtaacttcggcagCATCGTAGGAAAACTTGTAAGATATTCTTGATATTTGTAAATATTGTGGAATTCTGCAAGACTTTTATCGGATGACGCTATTGTTTATAGGAAAACTGCAAGTCCAGAAAATTTGCGAAATGCAGGAGGCTCTCATAATAATCGACGGTGACCCAGAAAATAAATAACCGTAAGGTATCGCCCATAAATAAGTGGGAAGATCCACTACTATTCGATTCTGCAAGTGGCGATCAAAACGTttctgtttgagggcgttgctgctgcGTATGTGCAACGTAGCGCAAGTACGATGCGAGTATTGTAAGTACCGACATGTAGGCGAGGGATTAGTTTGGCATTCGTGTCTCTCCAGAGAGCGTGCAACAAATGAGGAAACttgaactacggcgacgttattaccaggTCGTCCAAACAGGACCTACGTGCTGCTATTCTTCtcttggctgtcgaaggacaaatgtaggtagacatccatcagagattGAAGAGTATGTATAGAACAGCTTCTCTGTCGAAAACCACTGTGACAAGGAGTGCTGTTGCCTCACAGTAACGCACATCCCCTTATTGCAAATGTCGTAACGGAGAAGCCCTACAGGCCTGATATATCCCCATGCTAATCCGCCATCGGTCCTTTAAAGAAAGGCCTTGAAGTGTCGTCGATTCCTGTTGGTCGAGGACGTGCAgaaggcagttatggacttcttcacgcagcagaacaGTGTTTtatcaaacaggtatcttcaacttggtgcgtcCATGAAATTATTATCTCTGTTCTCACGGCAATTTTACTTGATtgccataccgattctggactgtacggcttcCAGTGGATACTTTTTATCgtcccttatacactactggccattaaaattgctacaccacgaagatgacgtgctacaaacgcgaaatttaaccaacaggtgtAAGATGggaagaactatgccccttacatgaagtcattaaacatCACCTAACTcgcattgagcgaacagtagggctgaacaaaaattactgac
This region includes:
- the LOC126446226 gene encoding surface protein-like, translated to MGRPLLLVGSLTVALAASVLLALPSAVRGTPIVESAYSRVAHSGPARLLSAREGGDPASAGLAELQPPPQQPEQIVSSYSPYRGPYYVHAQSRYYPDRAAKLTGSEMTSSDPNSDTEGQDEGVGGARVYDNAAYRHSPSHGNVASHLKQQVSHESESAKYSFGSDSGAHKQLASRNLADVAGDGTQDDASQVSGGYGYSPSRHQLRTQEQNSASGDGGQSMDGLTPPSESYPPTYWEGESYTEDSEEASETEVNGGSPEDPEGDNPLEHSRSKVKNDEVPTYADNNSNKINDRSHSVDAQQYDNNDNDVDDDSYNESDNDEDDADDNDNNDNDDDNDGASEDDDDSDVAHRQVTTRPVPSSDVSSSTARQEAGQRSASDRKGNDRERKEESEHQKDHSKKDLEGSRLNRPSYVPYYGLGRKLWYVPLWFSVYYIIYLTSLVIKSISRHKIEYPETEKHHGWDKRSLADAVGTVLARTVHRALRAAASKYD